One window from the genome of Dermacentor silvarum isolate Dsil-2018 chromosome 5, BIME_Dsil_1.4, whole genome shotgun sequence encodes:
- the LOC119453198 gene encoding 60S ribosomal protein L18, with product MGIDICHKYDRKVRRTRPKSENVYLGLLVKVYRFLARRTNSKFNKIVLRRLFMSRINRPSMSVARVARFMKKPGREGLIAVVVGTVTDDLRIYELPKLRVCALRVTERARARILKAGGEILTFDELAVKAPKGKGTVLMQGPRNSREACRHFGPAPGVPHSHTKPYVRSKGRKYERARGRRKSRGYKA from the exons ATG GGTATCGATATATGCCACAAGTACGACCGCAAGGTCCGTCGGACGCGGCCCAAGAGCGAGAATGTCTACCTCGGCCTCCTGGTTAAG GTCTACCGTTTCCTGGCCCGCAGGACCAACTCCAAGTTCAACAAGATCGTGTTGAGGCGTCTCTTCATGAGCCGCATCAACCGGCCGTCGATGTCGGTGGCTCGCGTG GCCCGCTTCATGAAAAAGCCCGGGCGGGAGGGTCTCATTGCCGTGGTTGTCGGCACCGTGACCGATGATCTGCGCATCTACGAGCTGCCCAAGCTGCGC GTGTGCGCCCTGCGGGTGACTGAGAGGGCCCGTGCTCGCATCCTGAAGGCTGGTGGTGAGATCCTCACCTTTGATGAGCTGGCTGTCAAGGCCCCCAAGGGCAAGGGCACCGTTCTCATGCAGG GACCTCGGAATTCCCGCGAGGCCTGCCGTCACTTTGGACCGGCTCCTGGAGTTCCCCACAGTCACACCAA GCCATACGTGCGATCGAAGGGACGCAAGTACGAGCGTGCTCGTGGCCGAAGGAAGAGCCGTGGCTACAAGGCTTGA